The Arcobacter roscoffensis genome segment TCAATTTCATCTTGATCTTTAAACTCTTCATTTATAATATTTCTTTCTTGACCCATTGTCCACCTTTATTATTTTATGATAATCTTCTTTTATACTCATTATATCCAAATTTGTTTACAGTTTGGTAACAATCATTGTCTTTTTTTAACACAATAGCTGGTAATTTAATACCATTGAATGTTGTAGTTTTAACCATAGTATAATGAATCATATCCTCTAGAATAATTCTATCACCTATTTTTAGCTCCTCATCAAAAGAATAATCTCCTATAACATCCCCAGCTAAACAAGTATTTCCTGCAAACCTATAAGTATATTTTTTCTCATTTGCCAAGCCACTATTTCTTATATCAGGTCGATATGGCATTGCTAGGGTATCAGGCATATGTGCTTCAGCAGAAGTATCTAAAATGGCTATTTTCATTCCATTATCTACTATGTCTAAAACAGTTGCGCTTAGATATCCAGTTTGCCAACCTACTGCTTCACCTGGTTCTAGATATACTTCAAGATGTGGGTATCTTTTCTTGAAACTTTTTAAAACTTCAATTAATCTATTTACATCATAATCGACTCTTGTGATATGATGTCCACCTCCAAAATTTACCCATTTCATAGAAGGTAAAAACTCACCAAAGTTTTTTTCAAAGTTTACTAAAGCACCCTCAAGTACATCTACATTTTGCTCACATAAAGCATGAAAATGTAAGCCCTCAACTTCATCAATCTCATCTTTTTGGAAGTTTACTTTTGTAATACCAAGCCTAGAAAATGGTGCGCAAGGGTTATATAAATCAACTTCAACAGATGAATATTCAGGATTCACTCTAAGACCTATAGATGTTTTACCTAAGGCTTTATGTTTTAGTCTTTTTAGTTGTGAAAAAGAGTTAAAAACTACATGATTTGATAAAGATACAATTTCATCAAACTCTTCTTCTTTAAAAGCAGGAGAGTAAGTATGAACCTCACCTCCAAACTCTTCTTTTGCAAGGATAGCTTCATGAAGTCCAGAAGCACAACATCCTTTTAAATATTTTTTACATATATCAAATGTACTAAAAAGAGCAAAGCCTTTTAAAGCAAGAAGTATATTTACTTTGGCTTCATCTTGTACTCTTTTTAAAATCTTTAAATTTTTTATAAGTAAAGCTTCCTCACAAACAAATGCTGGACTTGGAAGCTGTTTATTTTCAACAATATTATTCTTCAAGTGGTTCAAAATCCTCTTTACCTACGCCACAATCAGGACATTCCCAATCTTCAGGAATGTC includes the following:
- the nspC gene encoding carboxynorspermidine decarboxylase gives rise to the protein MKNNIVENKQLPSPAFVCEEALLIKNLKILKRVQDEAKVNILLALKGFALFSTFDICKKYLKGCCASGLHEAILAKEEFGGEVHTYSPAFKEEEFDEIVSLSNHVVFNSFSQLKRLKHKALGKTSIGLRVNPEYSSVEVDLYNPCAPFSRLGITKVNFQKDEIDEVEGLHFHALCEQNVDVLEGALVNFEKNFGEFLPSMKWVNFGGGHHITRVDYDVNRLIEVLKSFKKRYPHLEVYLEPGEAVGWQTGYLSATVLDIVDNGMKIAILDTSAEAHMPDTLAMPYRPDIRNSGLANEKKYTYRFAGNTCLAGDVIGDYSFDEELKIGDRIILEDMIHYTMVKTTTFNGIKLPAIVLKKDNDCYQTVNKFGYNEYKRRLS